A genomic window from Candidatus Rokuibacteriota bacterium includes:
- a CDS encoding ABC transporter ATP-binding protein yields MSKLVLRNVSRAFGSVLAVDDFSLALEPGEFVSLLGPSGCGKTTTLRVIAGFLDPTLGTIEMDGEVISSPGSSLPPEKRGMSMIFQSYAIWPNMTVAENVAFGLQVRRFSRADTRAKVEQILDVVQMRHLRDRYPAELSGGQQQRVALARAIVVQPAVLLLDEPLSNLDANLREEMRYEIRRLHDEFHITTVYVTHDQAEAMVTSDRIAVMNQGRIEQVDEPRALYARPRTRFVAGFIGRTNFLDGEVRDGEVAFDRFAIRLDQFEEPAALSGRVAFSLRPQSIRLLRQAPAVAADRSVIPGRIVQRAYLGEHWDYAVRPGESALTLRVTARPHEVFEVGEAVWLEVDPRQMAHLR; encoded by the coding sequence GTGAGCAAGCTCGTCCTCCGCAACGTGAGCCGCGCCTTCGGGAGCGTCCTGGCCGTGGACGACTTCTCCCTGGCGCTCGAGCCGGGCGAGTTCGTCTCCCTGCTGGGGCCGTCCGGCTGCGGGAAGACCACCACGCTCCGCGTGATCGCGGGCTTCCTCGATCCCACCCTGGGCACCATCGAGATGGACGGGGAGGTGATCTCCTCGCCCGGCTCCTCGCTGCCGCCCGAGAAGCGTGGGATGTCCATGATCTTCCAGAGCTACGCCATCTGGCCCAACATGACCGTGGCCGAGAACGTGGCCTTCGGCCTGCAGGTCCGCCGCTTCTCTCGCGCAGACACCCGCGCGAAGGTGGAGCAGATCCTGGACGTGGTCCAGATGCGGCACCTGCGCGATCGCTACCCCGCCGAGCTGTCCGGGGGCCAGCAGCAGCGTGTCGCGCTGGCGCGCGCCATCGTGGTCCAGCCGGCCGTGCTGCTGCTGGACGAGCCCCTGTCCAATCTCGACGCCAACCTCCGGGAGGAGATGCGCTACGAGATCCGCCGGCTCCACGACGAGTTCCACATCACGACGGTGTACGTCACCCACGACCAGGCCGAGGCCATGGTGACCTCCGACAGGATCGCCGTGATGAACCAGGGGCGGATCGAGCAGGTGGACGAGCCGCGCGCGCTCTACGCGCGGCCGCGCACGCGCTTCGTGGCCGGCTTCATCGGGCGCACCAATTTCCTCGACGGCGAGGTGCGCGACGGCGAGGTGGCCTTCGACCGCTTCGCCATCCGGCTCGACCAGTTCGAGGAGCCCGCCGCGCTCAGCGGGCGGGTCGCCTTCTCGCTGAGGCCGCAGAGCATCCGCCTGCTGCGTCAGGCGCCTGCCGTCGCCGCTGACCGGAGCGTGATCCCGGGTCGCATCGTCCAGCGCGCCTATCTGGGCGAGCACTGGGACTACGCCGTCCGGCCCGGTGAGAGCGCGCTCACGCTGCGGGTGACGGCACGCCCGCACGAGGTCTTCGAGGTGGGCGAGGCGGTGTGGCTCGAGGTGGATCCGAGGCAGATGGCGCATCTCCGCTGA
- a CDS encoding type II toxin-antitoxin system Phd/YefM family antitoxin: protein MKTMPAAKFKAQCLALLDRVTPEGIVITKHGKPVARLVPLGAESASLIGSLRGKIRIKGGLLSTGLRWNAQSRHPHPPPRPHR, encoded by the coding sequence ATGAAGACCATGCCGGCGGCCAAGTTCAAGGCTCAGTGCCTGGCGCTGCTCGATCGGGTGACCCCGGAGGGCATCGTCATCACCAAGCACGGCAAGCCCGTCGCCAGGCTCGTCCCCCTCGGCGCCGAGTCCGCCTCGCTCATCGGCAGCCTCAGGGGCAAGATCCGGATCAAGGGCGGCCTCCTCTCCACCGGACTCCGGTGGAATGCTCAATCTCGACACCCACATCCTCCTCCACGCCCTCACCGGTGA
- a CDS encoding carbon-nitrogen hydrolase family protein: protein MSDPWPVFTAAAVQAAPVYLDREATVDKACALIREAGQAGARLVAFPEVFIPGFPHWIYLDRPQANEHHFVELVRGAVEVPGPATERLGQAARAAGLHVVIGVNERSPRSMGELFNTNLLFGPDGTLLGRHRKLMPTYAEKMIWSFGDGSTLRTYDTALGRLGTLCCGENTNPLARFALIAQGEQVHVANYPARPAGDAYDLARAIEIRAAAHAFEGKCFVVVAGSLISAPMRDRLGDTPEKRRLLGAGSATFTGILGPDGRVLAGPAAPDREEIVYGKIDLEAIIRPKLFHDVAGNYNRFDVLALQLNRAPLAAIREGQPAHAGAGGPELGPLLDELRRRVDSASHAELKALVGSFLAAAQPVQLAHGGEPIGGLQP, encoded by the coding sequence ATGAGCGACCCCTGGCCCGTCTTCACGGCGGCGGCGGTGCAGGCGGCGCCCGTGTATCTCGACCGCGAGGCGACGGTGGACAAGGCCTGCGCGCTGATCCGCGAGGCCGGACAGGCGGGGGCGCGACTGGTCGCCTTTCCCGAGGTCTTCATCCCGGGCTTCCCCCACTGGATCTATCTCGATCGGCCCCAGGCCAACGAGCATCACTTCGTGGAGCTGGTGCGCGGGGCGGTCGAGGTGCCCGGCCCCGCCACCGAGCGCCTCGGTCAGGCGGCGCGGGCGGCCGGGCTCCACGTGGTGATCGGGGTCAACGAGCGGAGCCCGCGGAGCATGGGGGAGCTGTTCAACACCAACCTCCTCTTCGGGCCCGACGGCACGCTGCTGGGGCGGCATCGCAAGCTGATGCCGACCTATGCCGAGAAGATGATCTGGAGCTTCGGCGATGGCTCGACGCTGCGCACCTACGACACCGCGCTGGGGCGTCTCGGCACCCTCTGCTGTGGGGAGAACACCAACCCGCTGGCCCGCTTCGCCCTCATCGCCCAGGGCGAGCAGGTCCACGTGGCCAACTACCCCGCGCGGCCGGCGGGGGACGCCTATGACCTGGCGCGGGCCATCGAGATCCGCGCCGCGGCGCATGCCTTCGAGGGCAAGTGCTTCGTCGTCGTGGCGGGGAGCCTCATCAGCGCTCCCATGCGGGACAGGCTCGGGGACACCCCCGAGAAGCGCCGGCTCCTCGGCGCGGGCAGCGCCACCTTCACGGGCATCCTCGGCCCCGACGGCCGGGTGCTGGCGGGGCCCGCGGCGCCGGACCGGGAGGAGATCGTCTACGGCAAGATCGACCTCGAGGCGATCATCAGGCCCAAGCTCTTCCACGACGTGGCCGGCAACTACAACCGTTTCGACGTGCTGGCGCTCCAGCTGAACCGCGCTCCGCTGGCGGCGATCCGCGAGGGACAGCCGGCGCATGCCGGGGCCGGGGGCCCTGAGCTCGGGCCGCTGCTGGATGAGCTGCGGCGCCGGGTGGACTCGGCCTCCCACGCCGAGCTCAAGGCGCTGGTCGGATCGTTCCTCGCCGCAGCTCAGCCGGTGCAGCTGGCTCATGGGGGTGAGCCAATCGGAGGATTGCAACCGTAG
- a CDS encoding PIN domain-containing protein has translation MLNLDTHILLHALTGDLTRRETALLEREPWSISGIVIWEIGKLAELGRIELDLDDADLARALARLHVWPITLDVCRAIRDLDFRGDPVDEIVAATSIVHRVPLVTRDRRIRASRQVPLARG, from the coding sequence ATGCTCAATCTCGACACCCACATCCTCCTCCACGCCCTCACCGGTGACCTCACCCGGCGCGAGACGGCTCTGCTCGAGCGGGAGCCGTGGAGCATCTCCGGGATCGTCATCTGGGAGATCGGCAAGCTGGCCGAGCTCGGGCGGATCGAGCTGGACCTCGACGACGCCGATCTGGCCCGGGCCCTGGCCCGTCTCCATGTCTGGCCCATCACCCTCGATGTCTGCCGGGCGATTCGCGACCTGGACTTCCGTGGCGATCCGGTGGACGAGATCGTGGCAGCCACGAGCATCGTCCACCGGGTCCCCCTCGTGACGCGGGACCGGCGGATCCGCGCGTCGCGGCAGGTGCCCCTGGCCAGAGGCTGA